A window from Litorilinea aerophila encodes these proteins:
- a CDS encoding baeRF10 domain-containing protein, whose product MNVDVDIRQVVEFESHDHPVLSIYLNVDPHRRSPEKYKLALRSLLSKAEGADPADIKRMQNYLEMGYNWQGRGLVMFSCAGQDFWWARSFMVPVEDFVFVSYRPYVRQLASLIDTYERYGVIHIDQEGARLYVYNMGYLEAVEGYLGEEVKQHKAGGWSAPRYQRHESTVAHHNLQDAAEIAEEFYRRNNTRRLLLAGTEKNVARFKELLSHRLRSMVVGQFPADANATPAELSEKALELAIKAADEEARAMADRVVDQVHKGGNAVAGLAETLTAVQHGRASHIVVLSDFARPAYRFVDSGYIVLDLESEQELGSGRIQELPDAVESVLRRALWQGIGVTILDEHPGLEAIGKIAALTRY is encoded by the coding sequence ATGAACGTCGATGTCGATATTCGCCAGGTTGTCGAGTTCGAATCCCACGATCATCCGGTGTTGAGCATCTACCTCAACGTCGATCCCCATCGGCGCTCCCCCGAAAAGTACAAGCTGGCCTTGCGCAGCCTTCTGAGCAAGGCCGAAGGGGCGGATCCCGCCGACATCAAGCGGATGCAAAATTATCTGGAGATGGGATACAACTGGCAGGGGCGAGGGCTGGTTATGTTTAGCTGTGCCGGCCAGGATTTCTGGTGGGCGCGCAGCTTTATGGTTCCGGTGGAGGATTTTGTCTTCGTCAGCTATCGGCCCTATGTACGCCAGCTGGCCTCCCTCATCGACACCTACGAGCGCTACGGGGTCATCCACATCGACCAGGAGGGCGCCCGGCTCTACGTCTACAACATGGGCTATCTGGAAGCGGTGGAGGGCTATCTGGGCGAAGAAGTGAAACAGCACAAGGCCGGCGGCTGGTCTGCCCCCCGCTACCAGCGTCACGAATCCACCGTGGCCCACCACAACCTCCAGGATGCAGCCGAAATCGCCGAGGAGTTCTACCGCCGCAACAACACCCGTCGGCTGTTGCTGGCCGGCACGGAGAAGAACGTGGCCCGCTTCAAGGAGCTGCTCAGCCATCGCCTGCGTTCCATGGTGGTGGGGCAGTTCCCGGCGGACGCCAACGCCACCCCCGCCGAGCTCAGTGAAAAGGCGCTGGAGCTGGCCATCAAAGCCGCGGACGAAGAAGCCCGGGCCATGGCCGACCGGGTCGTGGATCAGGTCCACAAGGGGGGCAACGCGGTGGCCGGCCTGGCCGAAACCCTCACCGCCGTCCAACATGGCCGCGCGTCCCATATCGTGGTCCTCTCCGACTTTGCCCGGCCCGCCTACCGCTTTGTGGATAGCGGTTACATCGTCCTGGACCTGGAAAGCGAACAGGAGCTGGGCAGCGGCCGCATCCAGGAGCTCCCCGACGCGGTGGAGAGTGTTCTGCGCCGGGCTCTGTGGCAGGGAATCGGCGTCACCATCCTGGACGAACACCCGGGCCTGGAGGCCATCGGCAAGATAGCCGCGCTGACCCGCTACTGA
- a CDS encoding HAD-IIA family hydrolase: MAQTLADQFDGFLFDLDGTLYLGDELLPGVADTLATLRRQGKQVLFVSNKPLEPRAAYAEKLTRLGVPATARDVLTSAYVLGRYLAQHEPHLRYYLIGEENLRQELAGHGLTLVAELEEQDPRQVIRPDGIDGVIVAFDRTLDYRKLNTAYQALRRDARYFATNGDRTCPLPGGDVPDAGATIAALHHLTGRWPELIAGKPSALMAQVALERLGLSPARCLMVGDRLETDIRMGHQAGMKTAVVLTGVTRREDLPHAEPAPDYVLERLDVLLHPA, translated from the coding sequence ATGGCCCAGACCCTGGCAGACCAATTCGACGGCTTCCTGTTTGACCTGGACGGCACCCTCTACCTGGGCGACGAGCTCTTGCCCGGCGTGGCCGACACCCTGGCCACCCTGCGCCGGCAGGGAAAGCAGGTGCTCTTCGTGAGTAACAAGCCCCTGGAGCCTAGAGCCGCCTACGCGGAAAAACTGACCCGCCTGGGCGTACCGGCCACGGCCCGCGACGTCCTGACCTCGGCCTACGTCCTGGGCCGCTACCTGGCCCAACACGAACCCCACCTCCGCTACTACCTCATCGGGGAAGAGAATCTGCGCCAGGAGCTGGCCGGCCACGGGCTCACCCTGGTGGCGGAGCTGGAAGAGCAGGATCCCCGCCAGGTGATCCGGCCGGACGGCATCGACGGGGTGATCGTGGCCTTCGACCGCACCCTGGACTACCGCAAGCTCAACACCGCCTACCAGGCCCTGCGGCGGGACGCCCGCTACTTCGCCACCAACGGAGACCGCACCTGTCCCCTGCCCGGAGGGGACGTGCCCGACGCCGGGGCCACCATCGCCGCCCTTCACCATCTGACCGGCCGCTGGCCGGAGCTCATCGCCGGCAAACCGTCGGCTCTGATGGCCCAGGTGGCTCTGGAACGGCTGGGCCTGTCCCCGGCCCGCTGCCTGATGGTGGGCGACCGCCTGGAGACGGACATCCGCATGGGGCATCAGGCCGGCATGAAGACGGCCGTGGTCTTGACCGGGGTCACCCGCCGGGAGGATCTCCCCCACGCCGAGCCGGCGCCCGATTATGTGTTGGAGCGGCTGGATGTGCTGTTGCACCCAGCCTGA